Part of the uncultured Methanobrevibacter sp. genome, GAATAAAATAATCATAAAGGATAATTAAAGGTTGTTTTTCATAGTATATATAAATTAAATGAAAATAATTTTATTTAAAAAATTTTCAATTCAATTAAATATTTTTAAACAACTTTTAAATATTACTTTTTTAATAAATTATTAATATCTCTTTTTAGAGGTATTAATAAAATGTAGATGGTGTTAAAATGGATGTAATAGAAATAATTAAGGATGCTTTTGTATTTCCATCAAAAAACATTAAACTATTATTAATTTTTGTTTTATTATCAGTTTTGGCAAGTGTATTTTCTGTTCTAGGAACATTAGTGTATGCTTTAGGAGTTATTACTCCGGAATGTTTTTTATGGGGCGGACTGGCTTGCGTAGTTGCAATGTTGATTGGATGGATATTATTAGGTTATTCAATCACTGTTGTTAAGTCCGGAATTGAACATGATGATAAAGTTCCAGAATTTGACTGGTGGGAAAATTTTTTCACAGGATTTAACAATTTTGTTGTTTCAATAGTTTACTTTATAATTCCTGCTTTCATCACTGTCGTTGCAGGATATCTTACAAATATTTATGGCAATTTTATGACTGTTTTTCAACAAATTGTTTTAATAGCTTCTGATACTTATACTGGAAGTTCTGCTGTTGTTTATGATGGATTAGCTCAGGCAATAGTCAATCTTGCTGTTTCATCAGCTATTACTATTTTTGTTGCTTTAATTGTATTTGTAATCTTTTCATTCCTGCAATATATGGCTGAAGCAAGACTTGCAAATACTGGCAGTTTAAGAGAAGCTTTAAATGTTTTTGAAGCAGCAAAAGACATATCAAGAATTGGTGCAGGTAAGGTAATATCAGTAGTCATATTGATTTTTGTAATTGGCCTTGTTGTTGAGATGTTTTTCTCAGCTTTCTTCAGCTTTATGCCGATTTTCTCATTCCTTTCAGTTGTGATAAGTCCATACTTACTGTTGTTTACTCAAAGGGCTATTGGATTATTATACTCTGATATAGCTTAATATTTTAAACTATACTTTTTTTTCTTTTTTATTTTTAATTTTAATATGAAATTCTTAATTGATTAAATGGATTTTAGGATAGTT contains:
- a CDS encoding DUF4013 domain-containing protein; translation: MDVIEIIKDAFVFPSKNIKLLLIFVLLSVLASVFSVLGTLVYALGVITPECFLWGGLACVVAMLIGWILLGYSITVVKSGIEHDDKVPEFDWWENFFTGFNNFVVSIVYFIIPAFITVVAGYLTNIYGNFMTVFQQIVLIASDTYTGSSAVVYDGLAQAIVNLAVSSAITIFVALIVFVIFSFLQYMAEARLANTGSLREALNVFEAAKDISRIGAGKVISVVILIFVIGLVVEMFFSAFFSFMPIFSFLSVVISPYLLLFTQRAIGLLYSDIA